The Candidatus Synechococcus calcipolaris G9 nucleotide sequence AAAAATGAGATTTCGAGTTGTAATTTGAACGATGAGGGGGACAGCAACCAGCAAAATTAACCAGCGAATGGCAATGGTCTGTTGTTTTCGCAGGCTTCTGAGTTCCCGAACCATATCCTGCTCGTATTCTGGATTAAGCTCCCGCCGGATTTGGGCGGCTCGATCTAAAAAGGAGCCGAATAAGCGTTGACTATTTTGTTTTTGCCCCATGGGAATAATTTGACTGGATTTGCTGATGGGGTCTGTGATGATGACTGGTTCAGAGGAGGCAGCGGTGGGGACGGGGGTTGAAATGGCTGGGGGTGGGTCGATCTCAGGGGTGGGTTGGGGCTGCCGGTATTTGGCAATGACCATTTCAATGAGGCCCAGTTTGGCTAAAATTTCCGATTCATGGGGATCATTAGTCGTATTTTGAAGCCAGCCACTGAGCTTAAACTGATTGAGATTAAAGTGAATTTTGGTGAGTTGTTGTTCCACGCGGGATTGCAAGTAGTCAGAAACTGTTTGCCCCATCTGGGCATCGTAGGCCACGGGTTCACCGTTGAAGTATTTATCTTCAATCTCCTTAAGGGCGATCGCCCCCTGGTAGGCTTTTTCTAAAGCTCTCAGTTGCCATTGGCTGAACCAGCGATTCAACATACAGGTTTATTTTTCTTCTTGGGTTGCAAATATATTGCCATTTTCTCCTCCCCATTTTAGTGATTATCTATAAAACTTCCTCTTCGTTTTATAATCTCGATAATTTTTAGCACTCTTTTGCCGCCAGTCCTTGGCACTGCGAATGGCCAGCCACAGCAGCAGTAGGGCAATGAGTCCCCCTTGGGTGGGAGCTTTAATGGCAAACAAAATGAGTAAAATGCATAGTAAATCCTGGGCCACTACCAGCCATCGGGGTAGGCCCCTCAAGCGATAGAACCAGCCAATTTGTACCAGTTGCAAAACAAATGCGAGCAGACCACCAATAATACCAATGATCCAGGTAGGAGTCTCGGTCAACTCAGCCACGGTCATTCCTAAGATGGCACCCACAAAGGGACTACAGATGACCTGGACTAAAATAACGAGGCGGTGTCCCCACACATTTCGATCAATAAATAACTCTAAAAATGACCAGCCTGCAAGCACTCCCACAATCCAGTAGGGGGAAAATTGGGATAAAATTGGCACCTTGGACCAAAGGGTCTCGCCCTGCAAAAGCCCGATGAGCAAAAGGGGAAGTGCCAAACGTAATCCCCCCGCTGCGGATGCGGAGAGGATAGCCAGAACTTCCAACATAAATGATTGAGTCCCCCTAATTCCAATGTGGCCCCCGTCAAGTG carries:
- a CDS encoding DUF4126 domain-containing protein, coding for MLEVLAILSASAAGGLRLALPLLLIGLLQGETLWSKVPILSQFSPYWIVGVLAGWSFLELFIDRNVWGHRLVILVQVICSPFVGAILGMTVAELTETPTWIIGIIGGLLAFVLQLVQIGWFYRLRGLPRWLVVAQDLLCILLILFAIKAPTQGGLIALLLLWLAIRSAKDWRQKSAKNYRDYKTKRKFYR